The following DNA comes from Salmo trutta chromosome 15, fSalTru1.1, whole genome shotgun sequence.
TACTTCAAACCAAGTCGTCGAATATTGAGTGTgtattcaacttttttttttattcagccCTGGTCAAGGGCCTAAGCCATGTGAAAATAtggagaattgcaggaaattagctttaaaacatgttttttttcttctggggGTGGATCAGCAGTGCACAATGCAGGTgatggctgcaggatgaagttgatgaagagcaactgcagaaacttATAAGTCGACTGCAGTCAAAATTTCATGAACTTTGATCACCTGATTTTTGTCAACTTCATGCTTTTGCTCAATGCAATATACTTTAAAGGCGGTAACCAACGATGGCCAAGGACTTGACAAAGTGATCTCCTCGAACGCATCCTTTTACTTCTGTTGCCTCGGCTACCACACTCGGCTACACTCAATCGGTCACACGTTCAAGCTAGACAATAATGAGCTAGTTCCCTCTTTTGTCGTGTTGATATCATTCGTAGAAGCACTGGACACAGAACATTGCATTAATCATGTAGTTAGTTAGCTAAGTAATGTTTCTTAAAATGTTGAATGAGTGTGAGCTGGCCAGCTATCGAGGAGAGATGTTCAGGCTTAAACTACAGCTCCCAGAATGCAACCGCAATGCAGCGTAGGTGCGTGTATCCGGTGTCTTAAACACATTTTACTTCCGCCCAGACAGACCGACACGGGCATCCCGAAAAGGAAAACGTAGCTAACTTTTAAAAGCAGCAATCAACAAGAGCTTTTTGAGCATAGTTTTATATTTTACAACAAAATCAGGACATGTTTCTCAACGTGACTGAATATTGACGAAGACGCTAAAAGCAAAGACAAACGCGTTGGCCGCTCAAGAAAGTTTGTGTGAGGGCCTGTAAACAACATGTCCTCCGCCTCGCAGGCATCCTCTAGACGGCAATGGTGCTACCTCTGCGATCTGCCCAAGATGCCCTGGGCCATGCTCTGGGAATTCAGCGAAGCTGTTTGCCGGGGATGCGTGAACTACGACGGGGCGGACAGAATCGAGCTCCTAATTGAGACGGCCAGGCAGTTGAAGAGCAGCCACGGTGTTTTGGACGGAAGGTCCCCGGGCCCTCAGCAAGGCAAACCCAGCTCAGGTGGACcgatggaaggagggaggcagCATGCAGAACGTTTagacagggggaggggagagtaTGGCGTTTCCCCCCGCCTCCCCAATGGTCTGCACAGAGCTGAAGATGTGAGTATGTCAGAGGGGAGCAGGCAGAGCCCCAACACTAGAAGGGCTATGGCTGGGGCCGCACCTGCTCTACATGGGACCATACCTCATGCTTTGATAGCCCAGGGGTTAGTGGGGGCCCCTCACGGCTTGTTGGCCCCCGTTTCAGGCACCAGAGCTGGGGGCCCGCAGATGGCTGGTTCCTCTGGCCATATAATGGGTGGTGATGGAAGGCGCCAGGTAATGTCAGCCATGTCGCTGGGGGCTGGTGCCTCCACTCTTGTGGGTCTGGAGGCAGGCTGGAGGAATGGGGAGGTCATGGCTGAGCTGGCAGAGAGCGCCAGGAGCCGGGCTGAGGGCTGGCCCAACCGCCCCAGAGCGGTACGAGACGTCCTGGTGACCCTCTGCGGCTGTGCCCCCTTCAGTGTGCGCTTCAGGAAAGACCACAACCTGGTGGGGCGCATTCTCGCTTTCGAAGCCGGGACCGGGCCTGAGTTTGAGCTGAAGGTGTTTGTGGAATACCCCAGCGGCTCTGGAATAGTCTTCTCGGGCATCCCGGAGCTTGTCAGGCAGATGTTTCGTGACTCAAATAAAGATGCGGGCAAAGCGGTGAACTCTGGGCTGCGTTACGTGGAATATGAGAGGCGGCAGGGCGCCGGGGACTGGCGTGCGCTCACGGAGCTCCTTAGTGACGGTGTACGCTCGTTTAAGGAGCCACCGATGCCCGAGATCCTCCCACAGCCGTACACGGATGCCGGCATGCCCATGGTGCCCACCGGCCGCTCTGCACCTACCAAGGGTGCTGCACGGCGACGCAAAGCATCACCGAGCTCTGAAAACGGAGAGAGTGATGGAAGGCCCATGGGGGATCACCCAGCCAGAGAGCCTTGGTCTCGAGGTCCCTATCCAGGCATGGAGCCCCTAGGCTCAGGCATGACCAACCCCCAGGATGGCCAGCCCCGCTCACACAGCCAGCCCTCGCCCATCTCAGCGCTCATGGGAGTGGCCGACAGCCTAAGCTCAAGCCAGATGTCCCGAGACGGCCCCGGCATGTCCTCAGCCCACTCCTCCGCAGCTGGCCGCCCAACCAGCGGCAGTCCCTCCTCTGCCTCCACCGCAGTCTCCCAGGCAGATATGGGCCAGGGTGCCCAAGGGGGGCCAAGCACTACCAGTGCTGGGGATTCCGGGAGCGGTGCCCTGCTTTGCTGCACCCTCTGCCGAGAGCGCCTGGAAGACACTCACTTTGTCCAGTGTCCGTCTGTCCCACACCACAAGTTCTGCTTCCCATGCACGCGTGGCTCCATCCGCAGTCAAGGCCCTGGAGGAGAGGTGTACTGCCCCAGCGGCGAGCGTTGTCCCCTGGCCGGATCCACCGTGCCCTGGGCTTTCATGCAGGGAGAGATCTCCACCATCCTGGCCGGAGACAGCGACGTGACGGTGAAGAAGGAGAACGACCCCTGACCCCAATCAAGGTGAAAGGCCCATGACATTCATCTTTATTTTTTTCATAGAGTTATTAGAGCAGTAGTTGTTTCTGTTACCAATACATGTTGTAATCGTCTTCTTTGTCTTCTCAACAGCGGATCAAACACTTTGAAAGCGCTTCCCTGATCTATTTATCTCACCCGGAAGTTCCGATTGGCTGCAGTTCATCACTTGCACCGCAGAGGTGCAGCAAGAATTAACCTAATCACCACGCAACCCAGGAGGCAACAGAACCACCTTTTTAAAGAAGTTAGAGGACACCAGAACCATCAGTCCAAAATGGGGCCACATGTCTGTCTGAGCGGGGCTCATCTGTTAGTAGTAATAGTTAAACTAGAGAAAATCACAAGTCATTCTCCATGTCCAATGAAGCAGCAGAGGCTATTCACGAGGCCTTGTTTTAAAAGCCCAGGATTGAAAGCACAGGTCTGTTCTTTAATATGACAATCTCTCAACGTTTCATGTTTTTCTATATAAAACAATTTAGTTGCATACTGTGTCATATGTGAACGATACTAATATTGAAAGTCCATGGGTAACCAGAAGCAGGCCATTATTTGGACAGGACAAAtggattttttgttttttttaaatggcaaaaCCAGTAGGTCCTTAAAACCAAGGTTTAAACATTTTAATCACAATATGTAATAAAGGAGCATACATTGAAGAGACGTGTATGTCAGAAATGTGAATTTACTTTAAATGACTAATTTCTATTTTTGATACAATAAATGTATGTGTTTATAGTAAGTGATAAGACCAAAGATGGCTTTGTGCTCTAGTTTTACTGTCGCTTTGTATGCTGTACTCACTGATAACTTTGTCAGTCACTCGGTTTCTTAATCTACCACAGAAGTAAGCTGGTTGTTTGTCTCTAACTTTTTTTGAAAtccctgtatgtgtgtatgtatacacacGCTTCAATGGTTAAACATACTCAAATGTGATCTTAATATGGGGTCAACTCTAATAAATTCCAGAATAGTCATTGCTCTTGTGGATTTTTTTGTCTTGCTCCCTTTTTGCTAGTGCAATTTAATTCCTACCCTTTTGTAAAAATGTTTCTGTATTTGTATGGCACACATACCAGGAGAAGTGCAGCATTTTTCAAACAATCTTAGAAAAAGGTATACAGTTGCACTCATATTGGAACTTTCCAATGGGGGAAGTTAAACGCTATTTTTACCCTGTTGAGAAATTACACCGTTAATGAGAATAACCTGATTCCAACCAAATTAatttgaataatttatttcaggCCATTTGACGTTGAAAAATGTCAATTCTAAATCAAACATGAACACCAAGTCCCAAATTACAATTTATTTAAGAAGTGAATTGTGAAAGGGTGCCAATATGTTACAGCACAACTGGACATAGACATTTGAAAATAGGCACATATTTAAAATCTCTTTCCACCTATGACTTTTTCCATGATTCAGCATTTTAAAACTTAATGAAATTCCAATGATACCACAGTAAACCACCTCTAACTGTAAACAATGTATTTGAGCAGCGAACTAGGATATAAAAAGGTGACAGACATTCAATAAATGTCAAACGAGCTCACATTTCACATGCCTTGTATGCATAGACTGGTATCAAACATCACAACAACCAATTTCCAGGATTAGAATTGGGCGGTATCTAGATTttcataccgtttctgtaccataccgaGGTATACAGTATTGCTAAATGTTCACACAAGTGGCGCCCAAAAGATTAATACTTTTTTTTGACAAAACAATTTAGGCTCTAAGGATCTTGATTCATGGGGtgattgaatgtctctgctgtaaccaagaagcgtGATCATGACATCTAGCCACTTCactagcaaaccaaatgcatagctggagccctacACTGGATATAATTTGacatcttagatttcttatagttACACTTAACTTATAGCTAGCTATAAGTAGTGGCGTAGTACTGTATTGAAAATCAGTCGGTATTCGGCAATACCCCGGTATATCGCCCAAGCCTaattagaaaatataaaaaatattgtaAACAAAACACTTACCAACAGATTATGTATATTGTAATAACAGTTTCACAAACAAAAAGGAAGCCtgaaaaatattgaatttggtaTCCCTTATTGATCTGGTTCATGAGGACCATGTTTATATTCCATTGACAAATAGTGATAATGAGCAACTTGATAGTCAGCCATCAATGCTTTACATTGGAGTCACCCAGTGAAACCTTGCAAGGAGCTTCTTGATCCAACAACGTGACCCCTCAGAAAGGGCTTCCTGTGTCCCGGAGGGCCTCTTGGGCCCCTTTCAGTGTCTCCCTCTTCACACACTTCCAATAATCTATGATGCCACGCTGGGGCTGCACCTGGGGAAATACAAACATCACATAAtaattagaggtcaaccgattaatcggcatggctgattttttttaaacctgcatatttagttaaaagaaattcatgttagcaggcaatattaactagggaaattgtgtcacttctcttgcgttcagtgcaagcagagtcagggtatattcaacagtttgggccgcctggctcgttgcgaactgtgaactaTTTTGTCAGAATTTGACATAattataacattgaaggttgtgcaatgtaacagcaatatttagacttggggttgccacccgttcgataaaatacggaacggttccatatttcactgaaagaataaaaattttgttttcgaaatgatagtttacagacttgaccatattaatgaccaaaggctcgtatttctgtgtttattatattataattaagtctatgatttgatatagcagtctgactgagccgTGGTAGGCAACAGCAGGATTATAAGCATTCATTCatacagcactttactgcgtttgccaggagctcttagcaatgcttgacgcaaagcgctgtttatgacttcaagcctatcaactcccgagattaggctggcaatactaaagtgcctataagaacatccattagtcaaaggtatatgaaatacaaaatggTAGAGAGAAATAGCTGACACGTCAAAATTCCTATAATaacaactacaacctaaaacttcttaactgggaatattgaaccaccaactttcatatgttctgagcaaggaacttaaacgttagctttttgacatgccacatattgcacttttgctttcttctccaacactgtgttttggcattatttaaaccaaattgaacatgtttcattatttatttgagactaaattgattttatttaagtattatattaagttaaaattaaAAAAGTGTTCAttgagtattgttgtaattgtcaatattacaaatatatatatatatatatatattttaaaaagcggccgattaatcggtatcggctttttttggtcctccaataatcggtattcggggaaaaaaataataaatcggtcaacctctaataataataataatattaataaactTTACAGAGTGGCTGCGTGAATTGATCACCAGGACACCTTTTTCTGTGGACTAAACAACCACCCAAAAAATGTTATGCAATCTCTGCTGCTTCCTCCCTTTCCTAATCCTCACTTCTAAGATTAACATTCTGAAAAATTTGGACAACATGATCAGCGTGAGGTTCTCTCCCCCAAAAAGTGCGTAAAGTAACACATCGCGGAACGTTTAAAAGGTTATTTAGTACACTGGAAAAGGTGTCCTAGGGGGCCGGGCGGTTCGATTAGATTGTGTAGCTTCGGCTGAAACTTAACTTGTATAGCACTATTCATACAGAGACCGCAACTCACAACACAATGATTATTAACAAGTAAATTGGAGACTTGCATGAAAGTTTGAGTGAAGCATGGATCTCAAGATCAAATAACGCCCTGACATACTTTTTTATGTGATTGCCAACTGGTAAATACCCCCTTTACCTTCAAGCCACGTAGTACTCGGTCCTCCATCACTCCGATAAACTCCTTGTGGCTCAGGCAGTTATCGCCGTCCAGGTCAAAGATCTTGAACACAGTGTCCAGCACGTTCTCCGAGAGGTCGTGCCCTGTGGCGATCTTCACAGCTCGCTTAAATTGGACTGTGGAGAATGGAAAGGAAACAAACTATCAGGATAATGTCTTTGGTTGAAATGATTTGACTGTGTTGAATCAGAAACATTCATACAAAATGCCCTTCCTACTTAAAACAAGGTAGAAATTAAAATTACCCATTCCAATAGGTCGGTTGGCTTCACTTATCATTTTCACAGAGAAGGCAAAGTCCTCCAGGTTGTTGGTGAATAGGCAAAACGCTTTGAACTCATCAAATGTGATGCTCTACAAAAGAAGAGGAACAAATGTCCAAGTTGTACACTGAGAAGTCAACCCTTGAGAGACCCCCCACCCCCAAAATGTGCTCCATTTCACAACTTCTTAAACCTGAAGGTACATTGACCTGACTTCCTATTATCCCTGGCCCTGTTTGAATAGAAAATGCATCCTTTCTTCATTAAAGTAACCCCACATCAGAATTGGTTGGATTGGGGAAAATAATTGGG
Coding sequences within:
- the LOC115148654 gene encoding interferon regulatory factor 2-binding protein 1-like; its protein translation is MSSASQASSRRQWCYLCDLPKMPWAMLWEFSEAVCRGCVNYDGADRIELLIETARQLKSSHGVLDGRSPGPQQGKPSSGGPMEGGRQHAERLDRGRGEYGVSPRLPNGLHRAEDVSMSEGSRQSPNTRRAMAGAAPALHGTIPHALIAQGLVGAPHGLLAPVSGTRAGGPQMAGSSGHIMGGDGRRQVMSAMSLGAGASTLVGLEAGWRNGEVMAELAESARSRAEGWPNRPRAVRDVLVTLCGCAPFSVRFRKDHNLVGRILAFEAGTGPEFELKVFVEYPSGSGIVFSGIPELVRQMFRDSNKDAGKAVNSGLRYVEYERRQGAGDWRALTELLSDGVRSFKEPPMPEILPQPYTDAGMPMVPTGRSAPTKGAARRRKASPSSENGESDGRPMGDHPAREPWSRGPYPGMEPLGSGMTNPQDGQPRSHSQPSPISALMGVADSLSSSQMSRDGPGMSSAHSSAAGRPTSGSPSSASTAVSQADMGQGAQGGPSTTSAGDSGSGALLCCTLCRERLEDTHFVQCPSVPHHKFCFPCTRGSIRSQGPGGEVYCPSGERCPLAGSTVPWAFMQGEISTILAGDSDVTVKKENDP